In Oceanispirochaeta sp. M1, the following are encoded in one genomic region:
- a CDS encoding ABC transporter permease, whose product MNSNKILDQKNLTQITQKYGIMILFSILSIIISIVTPNFLNSQNIINILRQSSIIGVMAIGTTFVIIGGGFDISVGSVLALSAAMALGLQAEMHWMLATAVVLLVGIAIGFCNGFLAAKIGIVPIIATLGTQTFVRGLTYMYTGGYPITGESKGFQFIGSGYIGSIPFPIILLLTMVAIWQFVLSKTPLGRYSCAIGGNKEATRLSGVNVDFYQIMTFMIGGGMAAMAGIVYAARLNSATPLAGQGYDLDAIASTVIGGTTVSGGQGSIIGTLIGVLLMTILNNMFNLMGVQVYVQYLVKGMIILLVVGIDSYSKKQKN is encoded by the coding sequence ATGAACTCAAATAAAATATTAGATCAGAAGAACCTGACACAGATAACACAGAAGTACGGAATTATGATTCTGTTTTCTATTCTCAGTATTATAATTTCAATTGTTACACCCAATTTTCTGAATAGTCAGAATATTATCAATATTCTTAGACAGAGCTCTATTATCGGGGTGATGGCTATAGGGACAACCTTTGTCATTATCGGTGGAGGTTTCGATATCTCAGTCGGCAGTGTTCTGGCTCTTTCGGCTGCTATGGCTCTCGGTCTTCAGGCAGAGATGCACTGGATGCTTGCAACAGCTGTTGTACTCCTGGTAGGTATTGCTATTGGATTCTGTAATGGGTTTCTGGCTGCCAAGATTGGTATTGTACCGATTATTGCAACACTTGGTACTCAGACCTTCGTCCGCGGGCTGACTTATATGTATACGGGTGGGTATCCTATTACAGGAGAATCTAAGGGATTCCAGTTTATCGGTTCCGGATATATCGGATCTATACCTTTTCCAATTATCCTTCTGCTTACCATGGTTGCCATCTGGCAGTTTGTTTTAAGTAAGACTCCTTTGGGACGTTATAGCTGTGCAATTGGCGGAAATAAAGAAGCCACAAGGCTCTCAGGGGTAAATGTCGATTTCTACCAGATCATGACCTTTATGATCGGGGGCGGAATGGCTGCTATGGCGGGGATTGTTTATGCAGCACGCCTAAACTCTGCCACACCTCTGGCCGGACAGGGTTATGACCTGGATGCAATTGCCTCAACTGTTATTGGCGGTACCACTGTTTCGGGAGGACAGGGTAGCATCATTGGGACACTGATAGGTGTTCTTCTAATGACTATCTTGAATAATATGTTCAACCTTATGGGTGTACAGGTCTATGTGCAGTATCTTGTAAAAGGGATGATCATTCTGCTGGTTGTCGGAATTGATTCTTATTCTAAAAAGCAGAAGAATTAG